Proteins from one Belonocnema kinseyi isolate 2016_QV_RU_SX_M_011 chromosome 8, B_treatae_v1, whole genome shotgun sequence genomic window:
- the LOC117178555 gene encoding protein PXR1-like, giving the protein MYERGLMEGEEVREVMGNKSWESRGKEIRMSIAGEVMDRKESRGSEKRRRSTGWEKRKERKQERERETEEQKEGRKDKRETERKKRRWKKWTEEKNKKKRIGRNGAL; this is encoded by the exons ATGTATGAGAGGGGGTTGATGGAAGGAGAAGAAGTACGGGAAGTGATGGGAAATAAGAGTTGGGAAAGTAGGGGAAAGGAAATAAGGATGAGTATCGCAGGGGAAGTCATGGATAGGAAAG AATCTAGAGGAAGTGAGAAAAGGAGAAGGAGCACAGGATGGGAGAAGAGAAAAGAGAGAaaacaagagagagagagagagacagaagaACAAAAGGAGGGGAGAAAGGACAAGAGAGAAACGGAGAGAAAGAAAAGAAGATGGAAAAAGTGGACGGAAGAAAAGAATAAGAAGAAAAGGATAGGGAGAAATGGAGCGTTGTAA